The following nucleotide sequence is from Drosophila takahashii strain IR98-3 E-12201 chromosome 3L, DtakHiC1v2, whole genome shotgun sequence.
aaggaggaggaggtcaaGCCCCAGAGCGAAGAGGAGAAGGATGCTCCCGTGGTTCCCGTAGCTCTGATCGGTGTTGCtgagaagaagaaggaaaagcGGGAGGCTCATCACGAGGAGGGACACAAAGAGGAGGAGAAGCCCCAGGTGGAGGATCTTTCACTGCCCCATGCTCTTCCCACGCAGGCTCACACCGCTGAGTTGCCCAAAAAGCAGGAAAAGCGCGAGACTGTGGAGAAACCCGACAGCGTCAAGGCCCGTGAGTCCATCCAGCATAGTCCCGCGCATTCCGAGGGGCTCCAAAAGGCTCTAGATTCCCTGACCGGTGGAAAGGCCCCGGAGCAGCGTCATCAGCGCGATATTCCCGTGCCCACTCAGACCAAGGCCACCGCCGCACCTGCAGCCACCACAAAGTCGGATCTCGGAAGCACCACCCCATCCGCCGTCCACCATCCGAGTATTCCCCATCCCATCCCCGTGGCCGAGCTCTTCGAGAAGAACAAGCACGCCGACAAGTCCTCTTCCAGTTCCGAAGAAAGCAAGGAGAGCAAGGAGAAAGCCAAGGCCTAAGCTTCAAAGCCCAAAAGTCGCTAATTGGACCGTCACGAGATTTGTAGTCAAAGAAAACGaactaaaataaacaaaaatatttacatgctTATATAAAAAAGACTGTCTGTTAATTattcaacaaatatttatggaaAAGGAAATCAAATAGACGGGTTTATATTAACATCAGTTATTACAAGCAAAAATGGGTCAGCTTAACATTTTACttgcttattttaaaatgcttacagaaaaaatttcaacgtCTAGCCaatgtttggtttttaaataatgcttcTCATAAAATCCGACATctagttattattattcgtGCATCTTAGCTAGTAACTCACTATATAATTATGTCCTAAAATTTTTACACACCTgacaatatatataaatgatatatgTTTTAGGCAAAGGCGGATACGTATAATCTTTTTCccacaataaattttaatataatttttgtcaacaaattttttttactgcgAAGCGCCCCGGACTTCCCCGTATAAATTAGAGCATTTTTACGACGTGCTactcgttaaaaaaaaaattgaacgtTTACGTAAGCAACGCTAATTATCACTAAATATTTATGGGTTTCATCTAGCTAACAGTTATGGTATACATTATCTCAATGTTAATAAGGCATCAGAAAAATTAAACCCTAATATAAACAATGAAAATATGACTgtttgatttggttttttcCATTCAATCTGTAACTTTATGCAACTATAGAAAAtaggtaaaatatataaatttaaagcctTTATAAAGCTTTATAAAATAAGCTGTTTGTATTTAACaaggtttataaaaatattttgggattttctaCAGGCAAAAGGACCCTCAAATGGAATTTCTACTCCATATATTGCCATTTCATTGCAAAACCCTAAACAAATGACTCTTTGGCTAATTGCTTACTAAATGTAGAGTTATCTAGCTAGTTAGTTCTCCCTCCTCAACTGCTGGATCCTGAGATTTTCCGAAGTAATCATCGGATTTGTAGATCTCTACAGGTTGGTATTCCTCCTCAATGAGATTAGATCTTGGCAGAGAGTTGGATGTTGCGGAATCGCTGGCACTCAGCTTGGCTTTCAGGGGTTTCAGCAGAAGGCCTTTAAGGCTGTAGTCCGTGACATGGAGTTCCTCCTCGGCAATATCCACGTTTCTTTCGACTTCTGACAAATTTGCACTTACGGCGCCTACGAATTGCTCCAGACCATCTATTCTAGTTTTTAACTGCTCGAAACTATCTCCGAATCCCAGGATGCTGCACACATTGTTGGCCATCATCCCATTGGACTCGGCACGCAcctaaaagttaaaaaataattaagaaaactctttaatttaatgaaattaactCACCGAAGCCAGCAAAGTTTCAAACTCATCCAACCTGGCCAGCATATCATCTATATTCGTGCACAGTGGGTTGATCTCCTTCTCTAGATCGGCGCTCTGCAGGATCTTGGCGTAATCCCTGGAGACATTGTTAATATCCGCttgcatttcttattttttctaatatttgtaaacaaaCGCAACAATTGTTTTCTCTTTCGCCCCAAAAAGTGTGTGCACACTGAGGGAAGGAAAAATTGTTTCAATTGCCATCGTTTTTGTTATCGATAAGCGCATGGCGGTAATTGTCATTCAATTTAAAACTAGTCTGTCTTTACTTTAGTTTTGTATCTCAAATAATgaagcaaaaaatataatttggtaaaaaaaagataataatatatttttaagcatGGAAACTGTATAAAAAGTACACTTTCATAGATTTTTCGTATTATTTATATGACAGTCGGAAAAACTAAATGGGCAAAAgtgtaaatatctttttaaGAGCTGTgtgtttaataaacaaattgattGTTTAAtcccatttaaatataattctgGTTTGAGAACTGACTAAGTGGGTAAGGTCTCAGCTACATTAGGAGCGTGTATCGGCTAGCTGGTTTCCAGAGATGGACACGCCTCGATATATTGcgatatcaaaaatatatttctgccACTAATATTGATTGAAATTGCTAAAACTAAAATCCGAATTGGAGATTGCGGAATTGGAGCACGATGAGCGGCTACCGAGGCATCGGCGGCGGGGGCTTCCCCTACCGCAAGTCGGCCAGTTCCGGCAACAACATGAACGCGGTGCCGCCTCCCCCGATGCTGAATGCCCGTGGCTATGTGGGCGCCCCCCGAGGAGGAGCGTCCCTTTCGGCGGCGAGAGGCGCTGCCCGCGGAAGCACCACCACAACATCCACTTCCAAGCACGGCTACTCCACGCTGGACTCCATTAGCCAGTACACCAATGCCACTAACCTAGTGGGCAAGAGGAAACACCACACGGATGACGATTActtcgacgacgacgacgagggaCCGCGGGAAAAGGAGATGGAACAG
It contains:
- the LOC108069116 gene encoding glutamic acid-rich protein produces the protein MKSVIVFLALVALCRAAPLDVKESSSEALSRPSPISPDVIVDPKPTEKVVLLKDATAVNRQKRNEPKKPDSVKAHEQLQHNPHNQKPTPAAPHDAKPHDHKHKREAHHEEGHKEEEVKPQSEEEKDAPVVPVALIGVAEKKKEKREAHHEEGHKEEEKPQVEDLSLPHALPTQAHTAELPKKQEKRETVEKPDSVKARESIQHSPAHSEGLQKALDSLTGGKAPEQRHQRDIPVPTQTKATAAPAATTKSDLGSTTPSAVHHPSIPHPIPVAELFEKNKHADKSSSSSEESKESKEKAKA
- the LOC138912905 gene encoding biogenesis of lysosome-related organelles complex 1 subunit 4; the encoded protein is MQADINNVSRDYAKILQSADLEKEINPLCTNIDDMLARLDEFETLLASVRAESNGMMANNVCSILGFGDSFEQLKTRIDGLEQFVGAVSANLSEVERNVDIAEEELHVTDYSLKGLLLKPLKAKLSASDSATSNSLPRSNLIEEEYQPVEIYKSDDYFGKSQDPAVEEGELTS